A genomic window from Aricia agestis chromosome 8, ilAriAges1.1, whole genome shotgun sequence includes:
- the LOC121729592 gene encoding O-acyltransferase like protein-like — translation MRVLRVFVFLFFFGTIACAKDFRQEARGRRKSRAETLENLFNVYDPTFLSYVWPKIRNGVHLTTSRPCWDDLSLFFRDLAEGHAWAYRTADACGRYGAGALAGRSFWLGDRGQCLLLDANHSPPSANNTWGEFYSGDYVSALLRRESEGPMDSWSLAEHEALVRRLSEQDNTSPVPLSYVVLKVAINITKFAIAKSHDITLGLCVPRSCGADDILALVNFSLTLDTLRANTSVPRQLRVTALRHVQGAYHLGADVGAVVLILITALLVTSSVIATIVDLEVIKFTKKSVSFDVEQYEGRKPEKKVRVAKDLRDLDLQLKPPSVTLDVANVEGIIGSCSRCGKYKRQCPMSKPNLAVPAKPTVPCPRVKYNSCASLATDYKQHVGAFKSLLLSFSLKHSWLKLFNTSMANKDLSVVHGLKIVATLWIIFVHVAVLVSSLSDTAHTFEEPNNVYFIVLTGTLAFDTLFFASGLFSGHHFFYLKSRYSVEELVTFGGACGQALQLLCFITNRAIRLLPSYAYVLFLTAVLSRVTRDTAALAPPEPDARACADHWWRNVLYITNAYPNEEQCMQVSWYLSLETQLHVCGALLCLLLTSPRRRVAAALAVALVVSAAVYDLTDSYTDFNQRVTESFSAYALFINRPWSRVAPYFVGVLAAWILHQLEGTLNICKTTSYSLWFASGLSLATGAGLAAAAAAPWLSAWPHLLWPLGLLWPAVVCATQYAASTRRLLEHGWAAGLSRACYGALLLHGVAARAPLLATDSALCSSTLCIWWYFAGTILLTLVAAACLCLLVEMPICSLLRRISDYSYR, via the exons ATGAGAGTGTTGCGagtgtttgtttttttattttttttcggcACGATAGCATGTGCAAAAGATTTCCGCCAGGAGGCGAGGGGGAGGCGGAAATCCCGCGCCGAGACGCTCGAAAACCTCTTCAATGTTTACGATCCGACCTTTTTGTCGTATGTGTGGCCGAAGATAAGGAATGGAGTGCACTTGACCACCAGCCGCCCTTGCTGGGATGACCTGAGCCTGTTCTTCAGAGACCTAGCGGAGGGCCACGCGTGGGCTTATAGGA CGGCGGACGCGTGCGGGCGGTACGGCGCGGGCGCGCTCGCCGGCCGCAGCTTCTGGCTTGGCGACCGTGGCCAATGCCTGCTACTG GACGCTAACCACTCACCGCCGAGCGCCAACAACACGTGGGGCGAGTTCTACAGCGGCGACTACGTCAGCGCGCTGCTGAGGCGAGAGAGCGAGGGAC CCATGGACAGCTGGTCGCTGGCGGAGCACGAGGCGCTGGTGCGGCGGCTGTCGGAGCAGGACAACACGTCACCCGTCCCGCTCTCGTACGTCGTCCTCAAGGTCGCGATCAACATCACCAAGTTCGCTATCGCCAAG TCCCACGACATAACTCTCGGTCTGTGCGTGCCGCGGTCCTGCGGCGCGGACGACATCCTCGCGCTCGTCAACTTCTCCTTGACACTTGACACGCTGCGCGCCAACACCTCAGTCCCTCGCCAGCTGCGTGTCACAGCCCTCCGTCACGTCCAGGGGGCATACCACCTGGGGGCTGACGTGGGAGCGGTAGTACTGATACTCATCACGGCTCTGCTGGTTACTTCGTCGGTGATAGCGACTATCGTGGATTTGGAGGTTATTAAGTTCACCAAGAAATCCGTCAGCTTCGACGTCGAGCAGTATGAGGGGAGGAAGCCGGAGAAAaag gtGAGGGTGGCGAAGGATCTTCGCGACTTGGACCTGCAGCTGAAGCCTCCGAGTGTTACGCTGGACGTAGCGAACGTGGAGGGCATCATCGGTAGCTGCTCGCGCTGCGGCAAATACAAGCGCCAGTGCCCGATGTCCAAGCCGAACTTGGCCGTCCCTGCCAAGCCGACAGTCCCCTGCCCGAGAGTCAAGTACAACTCCTGCGCCAGCCTCGCGACAGACTACAAGCAGCATGTCGGAGCTTTCAAGAGCTTGCTCCTAAGCTTTTCCCTAAAGCACAGCTGGCTGAAGCTCTTCAATACGTCCATGGCTAACAAGGACCTGTCAGTCGTCCATGGATTGAAAATCGTTGCTACCTTGTGGATCATTTTCGTTCATGTGGCGGTGCTCGTCAGCAGTCTATCAG ATACCGCGCACACTTTCGAGGAGCCAAACAATGTGTACTTCATAGTGCTCACTGGGACACTCGCTTTTGACACGCTGTTTTTTGCTAG TGGCCTGTTCAGCGGTCACCACTTCTTCTACCTGAAGAGCCGGTACTCGGTGGAGGAGCTGGTGACGTTCGGCGGCGCCTGCGGCCAGGCACTGCAGTTGCTCTGCTTCATCACAAACAGGGCTATACG ACTGCTCCCATCCTACGCCTATGTGCTGTTTCTGACGGCCGTGTTGTCTCGTGTGACGCGCGACACCGCCGCGCTGGCGCCGCCCGAGCCCGACGCGCGCGCCTGCGCAGACCACTGGTGGCGCAACGTCCTCTACATCACCAACGCGTACCCTAATGAGGAGCAG TGCATGCAGGTGTCGTGGTACCTGTCGCTGGAGACGCAGCTGCACGTTTGCGGCGCGCTGCTGTGCCTGCTGCTGAcgtcgccgcgccgccgcgtcgCCGCCGCGCTGGCGGTCGCGCTCGTCGTGTCGGCCGCCGTCTACGACCTGACTGACTCGTATACGGACTTTAATCAACG cgTTACGGAGTCGTTCTCGGCGTACGCGCTGTTCATCAACCGGCCGTGGTCGCGCGTGGCGCCGTACTTCGTGGGCGTGCTCGCCGCCTGGATTCTGCACCAGCTGGAGGGGACACTCAACATCTGCAAG ACAACGTCCTACTCCCTGTGGTTCGCGAGCGGGCTGTCACTGGCGACGGGCGCGGgtctggcggcggcggcggcggcgccgtGGCTGTCGGCGTGGCCGCACCTGCTGTGGCCGCTCGGCCTGCTGTGGCCGGCCGTGGTGTGCGCTACACAGTACGCTG CTTCAACGCGTCGTCTGCTGGAGCACGGTTGGGCGGCGGGGCTGAGCCGCGCGTGCTACGGCGCGCTGCTCCTGCACGGTGTCGCCGCGCGCGCGCCGCTGCTAGCTACCGACAGCGCGTTATGCTCCTCCACGCTGTGTATC TGGTGGTACTTCGCTGGTACGATTCTACTGACACTAGTGGCAGCCGCCTGCCTCTGCCTGCTCGTCGAGATGCCCATCTGCTCGTTGCTGCGGAGAATATCTGACTACTCCTACCGATAA